The Belonocnema kinseyi isolate 2016_QV_RU_SX_M_011 chromosome 10, B_treatae_v1, whole genome shotgun sequence genome has a window encoding:
- the LOC117181067 gene encoding uncharacterized protein LOC117181067, with protein sequence MLYTSGKLLEKLIKSRLEAVIPEGEDLSLRHCGFRRGRSTIYAVQERVHIINIAQSENHYSRKVVLLATLDVKTTFDTVKWADMIESLKNFRVPEYLLRMIESYLKDIVLDCETRGTRRKVITTGATHSSILGPDL encoded by the coding sequence ATGTTGTACACTTCGGGAAAGCTTCTGGAGAAGCTGATAAAGTCACGCTTGGAGGCGGTTATTCCGGAGGGCGAAGATCTGTCACTTAGACATTGCGGTTTTAGAAGAGGACGCTCCACTATCTATGCAGTTCAAGAGAGAGTGCACATAATTAACATAGCCCAAAGTGAAAACCACTATTCAAGAAAGGTCGTCCTCTTAGCAACTTTGGACGTGAAAACCACCTTTGACACTGTCAAGTGGGCCGACATGATCGAATCCCTTAAGAATTTTAGGGTACCAGAGTATCTCTTACGGATGATAGAGAGCTACCTGAAGGACATTGTTCTCGATTGCGAGACGAGAGGAACCAGAAGGAAAGTCATAACGACTGGTGCCACTCACAGTTCAATCTTGGGACCAGATCTCTGA